The DNA region GACCATCCGGGGTGGACACGGGCGGCGAGCCTATAGCCTCACCCACAGTTCCCGCAGCCCGCGCAGGGTGAAGTTCGGGCGGTAGGTCAGCGTTTGAGCGGGCACCCGGTACTCCGGGAAGCGGGTCAGCAGCCGGGTCAGGAAGACGCTCCCCTCCAGCCGCGCCAGGCTCGCCCCCAGGCAGTAGTGTGCCCCCGCCGCGAAACTCAGGTGCGCGCGGGCGTTCTCGCGGGCGAGGTCGAGGGTATGCGGGTCGGCGAAGACGCGCGGGTCGCGGCCCGCCCCGGCGAGGCTCACGCCGAGGAACGTGCCCGCCGGAAGCTCGGCCTCTCCCAGACGAAGGGGGGCCACTGCCACCCGGCCCGTACTCTGCACCGGGGAGAGGAAACGCAGCAGTTCCTCGACCGCGTTGCCCGCGCGTTCCCCCGGATTCTCGGCCAGCCACGCCCGCTGCCCCGGGTGCTCATGCAGGGCGTGGAGACTCCCCGAGATCAGGTTGCTCGTCGTCTCGTGCCCGGCGACGAGGAGGAGGACGGCGTTGGCGAGCAGTTCCTCGCCGCTCAGCCGCCCCCCCTCGTCCTCGGCGGCGGCGAGGGCGGAGAGCAGGCCGGGCTGGGGACTCGCCCGCAGGTCGTCCGCCAGGGTGCGGAAATAAGCGCGCATGGCCCGCGCGTCCGCCTCGACCTGCGCCCAGCGTTCGGGCGTCACGTCGAGCCCGCCGAGCAGATCCGCCACCGACGCCGACCACTCGCGGAAGAGGTCGGCGTCCCGACCGCTCAGGCCCAGCATCCGCACGATCACGGTGACGGGGAGGGGCACGGCAAAGGCGGCCACCCCGTCCATCTCCTCCTGCCGCTCCGCCTCGTCGAGCAGTTCGTCCGTCAGCGACGCGATAAATTCCCGGCTCTCCTCCAGCACACGCGGGGTGAAGGCCCGTTGCGCCAGCGAGCGCAGCCGGGTGTGACTCGGCCCGTCGTGAAAGAGCATCATCGGGGCCATCACGGCGTGGCTCTCGCTCGCCCGGAAGGCGTCGCCGCCCTCGTACTTGGTCGTGCGGACGTGGGGGCTCTTGAGGGCGGCCGAGACCTCGGGGTGGCCGGTCAGCAGGGCGAGGCCCATCTGGGGGTCGTGGAGCACGGGCGACAGGTTCCGCGCCCGGTCGAGGAAGGCGGCCGGGTCCGCGAGGTGGGCGCCCTGCCAGTAGGCTTCGAGGACCGCCAACCGGTCGGAAGAAGGGGTCGTCATACCGACAGGCTACCCCCCCGCGCCCCTGCTAGCCTGCCCGCATGAGGTTCTGGATTTGAGGCTGGTGGTGGGCGTGAGCGGCGGGAGCGGCATCCCCTACGCCCTCTCCGTCCTGCGGGCCCTGCACGGGTTGGGAGTGGAGACCCACCTGATCGTCAGCAGCGGCGCCAAGCGGGTGATGAGCGCGGAGGGGGGGCCGCAGCTCTCTGACCTCACCGCCCTGGCGAGCGTCACGCACGAAGACCGCGACCTCGCGGCGAGCGTGGCGAGCGGGTCCTTCCGCACGGACGGGATGCTGGTCGTGCCGTGCTCGGCCGGAACGCTGGCGAAGGTCGCGCACGGCTTCGCCGACAACCTGCTCTCCCGCGCCGCCCACGTCACCCTCAAGGAACGCCGCCGCCTCGTCCTCGTCGTGCGCGAGGACCCGCTGCCGCGCCCGATGCTCGAAAATATGCTCAAGGTCTTCGACGCGGGCGCCACCGTCATGACCGCCAGCCCCGGCTTCTACCACTCGCCGGGCAGTGTGGAGGAGCTGCTGCACTTCGTCACCGCGCGGGTGCTCGACCAGTTCGGGCTGGACGTGCCGGGCTTTCGGCGGTGGGGGGAAGCCCCATGACGGGCGCGTGCCTGCTGGCGGGCCGCGCCGCCGCCCTGATTCCCGCCGCCGGGTCGGGCACGCGGCTGGGCCGGGGCCCGAAGGCCTTCGTGGAGGTCGCGGGCCGCTCCCTCCTCGCCCGCAGTGTGGCGGCCCTCGCCCCGTTGGTGGACGAGGTGCTGGTGGCGTTGCCGGAGGGACAGGACCTGCCGCCCGGGGTTCCCGCACGGGCGATCACGGGCGGCGCGACCCGGCAGGAGAGCGTGCGGCGCCTCCTGCGGGCGACCTCGGCGGAGGTGGTGCTCGTCCACGACGCGGCGCGGCCCTTCCTGCCCTCACGGGTGGTCCACGCCCTGCTGGAGGCCATTCCCGAGACCGGGGCGGCGACGGCCGCCCTGCCCGTCGCCGACACCCTGGTGCGGGGGGAGGCGGGCCGCTGGGGGGGCCTCGTCCCGCGCGAGGGCCTGTGGGCCGTGCAGACCCCGCAGGGCTTTCGCCGCGAGCTGCTGCTGCGGGCGCACGAGGCCGCCCACGCCGGGGGCTTCGGCGCCACCGACGACGCGGGGCTGGTCGCGTGGCTGGGGGGGGAAGTCGTTCTCGTGCCGGGGGACGCGCGGCTGTTCAAGGTCACCACTCCCGGAGACCTCGCCCTGGCCCACGCGGTCGCGTCGCTGTGGGATGCTGGGGGCGATGACGCCTGAGCAAGGGGCCGCCGCCCTCCCCTCCTCCCCGACCCCGCACACGTACTTCGCGCCCGCCAAGGTGAACCTGGGCCTGAGCGTGCGCGACCTGCGCGCGGACGGCTACCACGAACTGCACTCGGTCATGGTGCCCCTGGCGGTCGGCGACGACCTGGAGATCGGCCCGGCCGACACCCTGAGCCTGCGGGTGGAGGGGGCAGCGGGCCTCCCCGCCGACGAGCGCAACCTGGTCTCCCGGGCGGCGCGGGCGTAT from Deinococcus aetherius includes:
- a CDS encoding UbiX family flavin prenyltransferase; this translates as MRLVVGVSGGSGIPYALSVLRALHGLGVETHLIVSSGAKRVMSAEGGPQLSDLTALASVTHEDRDLAASVASGSFRTDGMLVVPCSAGTLAKVAHGFADNLLSRAAHVTLKERRRLVLVVREDPLPRPMLENMLKVFDAGATVMTASPGFYHSPGSVEELLHFVTARVLDQFGLDVPGFRRWGEAP
- the ispD gene encoding 2-C-methyl-D-erythritol 4-phosphate cytidylyltransferase; this translates as MTGACLLAGRAAALIPAAGSGTRLGRGPKAFVEVAGRSLLARSVAALAPLVDEVLVALPEGQDLPPGVPARAITGGATRQESVRRLLRATSAEVVLVHDAARPFLPSRVVHALLEAIPETGAATAALPVADTLVRGEAGRWGGLVPREGLWAVQTPQGFRRELLLRAHEAAHAGGFGATDDAGLVAWLGGEVVLVPGDARLFKVTTPGDLALAHAVASLWDAGGDDA
- a CDS encoding cytochrome P450, whose product is MTTPSSDRLAVLEAYWQGAHLADPAAFLDRARNLSPVLHDPQMGLALLTGHPEVSAALKSPHVRTTKYEGGDAFRASESHAVMAPMMLFHDGPSHTRLRSLAQRAFTPRVLEESREFIASLTDELLDEAERQEEMDGVAAFAVPLPVTVIVRMLGLSGRDADLFREWSASVADLLGGLDVTPERWAQVEADARAMRAYFRTLADDLRASPQPGLLSALAAAEDEGGRLSGEELLANAVLLLVAGHETTSNLISGSLHALHEHPGQRAWLAENPGERAGNAVEELLRFLSPVQSTGRVAVAPLRLGEAELPAGTFLGVSLAGAGRDPRVFADPHTLDLARENARAHLSFAAGAHYCLGASLARLEGSVFLTRLLTRFPEYRVPAQTLTYRPNFTLRGLRELWVRL